The genomic region TTATTCATTcaacaaatgaattttttgctAAAAGTTACCGCTTCATTTGTTATGAAATATTGTCTATTCACAGACTGTCGGTATCGTAGTATCAACCCTGATGTGCAAAACAATGAGAGACATACAAAATGATGGATAACAAAAGGAAGAGCCCATCTCCTTCACATAATGGTGGTGCACCTAGTTCTAATGGCCGTCCTGCAAAAGTATGATATGATGTCATAGTAGAAACTTCACGTTCTCGCCAACAATGTGATTTGCAATGGATAATGGAAACCAATTCGTATTGTAAAACGGTGAATAAGAAGCCGAAGAAATTTGTGTAGAACTTGTATCGAACTTTACCGAGggaaagaaaaatgtaaacGAAATGCCCAAAGCCGATGAATATTCCCACAAGAGCCAGCTGATCGTCAATTTCTCCAACGATAAGATGGAAATATCGTTAGggtttaacaaaataatatagTGTTGATTGTGTTCTGAACGAATGACTTTagttgacgattttttttttcgactacAAATTGACTCGAATGGAATTCATTTCAATAGTagaaacaatttaattactgACTTGAATTCCTACTGTTTCAtgattgataataattatgattGCCTGCGACATTTAACTATTTTTTGTATATATCATTGACTATTAgaaatgtttaaataattcgGATGCCCTAGATTAACTCTGAAAATtaagaaataaattcaagGAAATACTGGAAGTTGTTGACAAAtaatgtagaaaaatattaaattacaaatcataattaataattcaattctgAATGATGTACCATTCCATGGGAGGTACTAACTCCTATTATTTATATATCtcatatgaaaaaattctgcaaatatatggttttagaaatttttcataaataatcaaaaatactgTCGCGACGAGTGAATGAAATCCCATCGCAACTTCGCCACTCGACATGAAACCGTAATTACGAGGCacgaataatgaaataaatcgtTAATACTGAAAGTTTCAAGCCGTAAATGCtgacaaagaaaaataataaacacgaaatatttttaataaaatatttataatatttataatataaatattttttcgttgcaactaaaaactaaaaaataaataaattcattgcgcatatatttttttaaagcattTATTATGCTGAATTCTTTTAATGCATTTGATTTACCGTAGTGTATATGAATATTAGTGGGTATTCAATGTGTACAGAAAATTTAGAGTTCCCTAAGTATTAATTGGATCTCTGAGAGACAGAGGTTATATGTAACAATATAAACGCATGagtaaagataaaaaaataaaatgttcttCGTGTAAAGATGTAATTACTTGGGTTCTTTAATTGGTGCATTTATTCGTGGTAGTAGAGATCTTCTGGACCGAAGCTCCTCTTGGGTCTAGAGCTTCCGGTGGAAATCTTCCGCAGTTCGGTCATCTGAGAGATATGAAACCATTTATTTTCGAGAAGTGACAATAGGTCGATTCAGGCGCCAGGCAATCTTACTTGAGATGACGAGACAGACAATGGCTCCGGATAAATTAGCCGCATCACGATTTTCCCGACTGGAGGATTCAGCTTATCGGTGTAACTGTAAAATTTTCTCGGGAATAATGGAAAAACAGAGTCCAGCTGAAAGGGGGGTATGTAAACCTTGCTAGTTGATTCTTGGAGTCTGCAGACATTCATTATAATCGGATTCAATAGCTcattatcattttcttttatctgaaaatgtcatggaaatttttaatgtccggaaagacaaatcgctctcacctttcgaaataaaataatgttgGTCTCAgaaaatctattttttaaaaccagatataattttcaaaatttaatccccaatttgatcattaatttcaattttcgagAACTCAaggtttttataaaatttctatCTGTGCATGGATTACTTGGAAAAGATATGATACAATAGTTGCGTCAGCGTCATCTGAATGTTCCTCGATGTTTTCCCGAGCGTTGACCTGTTTCACGTGCGCAAGCTGCATTTCAAGGGGATAGTTGATTTGATCGATTGAATGTTCACTTCCGGATTGATCAGACACTCCCCAATGGAGAGAAATGTACAGGAGGTGATGACGGTGTGTCAGAGGACCTCCGGAAATAGTCGGAGCTATGTCGTGAATCCAAAATGGCTGGATAATCACTTTAAAATCCAAGGAGTGTATTAACATAATTGTAAAAGACACATGTTA from Diachasmimorpha longicaudata isolate KC_UGA_2023 chromosome 1, iyDiaLong2, whole genome shotgun sequence harbors:
- the LOC135161103 gene encoding putative carbonic anhydrase 5 codes for the protein MALSLPEFLIICGSIFLVGFLFLEVVNWGKVISSLGSHDDLQVTVVEDTEEEDDHGSLSGKESESFESPVNIVPRQAVVIEVSEPFKWNGYKIPPVAMTMFCREDTVIIQPFWIHDIAPTISGGPLTHRHHLLYISLHWGVSDQSGSEHSIDQINYPLEMQLAHVKQVNARENIEEHSDDADATIVSYLFQIKENDNELLNPIIMNVCRLQESTSKVYIPPFQLDSVFPLFPRKFYSYTDKLNPPVGKIVMRLIYPEPLSVSSSQMTELRKISTGSSRPKRSFGPEDLYYHE